The following proteins come from a genomic window of Streptomyces sp. Sge12:
- a CDS encoding iron-siderophore ABC transporter substrate-binding protein: MLLQPTTRTKPWRRWAAALSAATLGVGLLAGCGSDSGDQGDKKSDNAPAAGGTFPVTVEHAFGSTKVEKAPQRVVSVGYTDDQAVLAFGIKPVGMVDQYPNPPGTSPDINTQWPWVKDKWGDTRPEVIMNNGDTGPNYEKIAALRPDLIIAVYSEIDQAGYEKLSKIAPTVGRTKAEKEPFSAPWQDNAVHIGKALGQEAKGTELVKGIQDKLDAAKKAHPEFAAQTAVPLSWYKDSVAPFTTTDVRGRLVTGIGYKGQTEIDKIADGKFYTTLSPERMDLVDVDRIFVIADKADQEALKKFQLFTNLNAVKNGKVSYLLDSEGPAVGAAMSQGTLLSLPYAIDELVKSVGQV, from the coding sequence ATGCTTCTCCAGCCAACAACACGTACGAAGCCCTGGCGGAGGTGGGCGGCGGCACTGTCCGCCGCGACCCTCGGCGTGGGGCTCCTTGCCGGATGCGGTTCCGACTCGGGTGACCAGGGGGACAAGAAGAGCGACAACGCGCCCGCCGCCGGCGGCACGTTCCCGGTCACCGTGGAGCACGCGTTCGGATCCACGAAGGTCGAGAAGGCCCCCCAGCGGGTCGTCTCGGTCGGATACACCGACGACCAGGCCGTCCTGGCGTTCGGCATCAAGCCCGTCGGCATGGTCGACCAGTACCCGAACCCGCCGGGCACGTCCCCCGACATCAACACCCAGTGGCCGTGGGTGAAGGACAAGTGGGGCGACACCCGCCCCGAGGTCATCATGAACAACGGTGACACCGGCCCGAACTACGAGAAGATCGCGGCCCTGCGGCCGGACCTGATCATCGCCGTGTACTCCGAGATCGACCAGGCGGGCTACGAGAAGCTCTCCAAGATCGCCCCCACCGTGGGCCGCACCAAGGCCGAGAAGGAGCCCTTCAGCGCTCCCTGGCAGGACAACGCCGTCCACATCGGAAAGGCGCTCGGCCAGGAGGCCAAGGGCACCGAGCTGGTGAAGGGCATCCAGGACAAGCTCGACGCGGCCAAGAAGGCGCACCCCGAGTTCGCCGCCCAGACCGCCGTCCCGCTGTCCTGGTACAAGGACTCGGTGGCCCCGTTCACCACCACCGACGTGCGCGGACGGCTGGTGACGGGCATCGGCTACAAGGGCCAGACCGAGATCGACAAGATCGCGGACGGCAAGTTCTACACCACGCTCTCCCCGGAGCGCATGGACCTCGTCGACGTCGACCGCATCTTCGTCATCGCCGACAAGGCCGACCAGGAAGCACTGAAGAAGTTCCAGCTCTTCACCAACCTGAACGCGGTCAAGAACGGCAAGGTCTCCTACCTCCTCGACAGCGAGGGCCCGGCCGTCGGCGCGGCCATGTCCCAGGGCACCCTGCTCTCCCTGCCGTACGCGATCGACGAGCTCGTCAAGTCGGTCGGTCAGGTGTGA
- a CDS encoding ABC transporter ATP-binding protein: MSIAATRVAPSTLRTTTGREATRWVAAHCREVPWLTFATVFTTVAGAALQVLPLLLLGRVVDGVVAGGPRSILVTTGVLMVAAALLGAAATALSTYLIGRLGADLLARLREGAVRAVLGMPSARIEQVGRGDVLSRVGDDVAVLSKGIRTAVPTVFSAGVLVVIATIGMFGLDWRLGLAGACALPAYGLALRWYLPRSAPLYRKQRAAQADRAQALISGLNGIDTVRAYRLEGAVREKVTQESWRVRDLGIEVFRLFGRFVGRENRAEFIGLTLIIVVGYALLEADAATLGEVSAAPLLFHRLFTPLGSIMFTFDEAQKSGASLTRLVGVLEEDAEDRLVGALAVARAADLPDPVPVTVRGLTFRYPDSEEPVVRDVDLTIPAGGSLALVGATGAGKSTLAALIAGIGTPQSGSVRIGSTDLAGLDEAGARALVSILTQETHVFSGPLAEDLRLAAPGASDAELWDALRTVGADGWVDALPEGLGTPVGEGGERLDVTKVAHVALARLVLGRTPVVVLDESTAEAGSEGAAELERAVLAACAGRTTLFVAHRLTQAMAADRIAVLDAGRVVEQGTHEELVALGGRYARLWRAWREGS; encoded by the coding sequence GTGAGCATCGCCGCCACGCGCGTCGCCCCGTCGACCCTGCGCACGACGACCGGACGCGAGGCCACCCGCTGGGTCGCGGCCCACTGTCGTGAGGTGCCGTGGCTGACCTTCGCCACCGTGTTCACCACGGTGGCGGGGGCGGCCCTCCAGGTGCTCCCCCTGCTCCTGCTGGGCCGGGTCGTCGACGGGGTGGTCGCGGGCGGACCGCGCTCGATCCTGGTCACGACCGGGGTGTTGATGGTGGCCGCCGCGCTGCTCGGCGCGGCGGCCACCGCCCTGTCGACGTACCTCATCGGGCGCCTCGGCGCGGACCTGCTCGCGCGGCTGCGCGAAGGCGCCGTCCGGGCGGTGCTGGGCATGCCGAGCGCACGGATCGAGCAGGTCGGCCGGGGAGACGTGCTCTCCCGGGTCGGGGACGACGTGGCCGTCCTGTCCAAGGGCATCAGAACGGCCGTGCCCACCGTGTTCTCGGCGGGCGTGCTGGTCGTCATCGCCACGATCGGCATGTTCGGCCTCGACTGGCGGCTCGGGCTGGCCGGCGCCTGCGCGCTGCCGGCGTACGGGCTGGCCCTGCGCTGGTACCTGCCCCGCTCCGCCCCGCTCTACCGGAAGCAGCGGGCGGCCCAGGCCGACCGTGCGCAGGCCCTGATCAGCGGACTGAACGGGATCGACACCGTCCGGGCCTACCGGCTCGAAGGAGCCGTCCGCGAGAAGGTCACCCAGGAGTCGTGGCGGGTACGCGACCTCGGCATCGAGGTGTTCCGGCTCTTCGGCCGCTTCGTCGGCCGGGAGAACCGCGCCGAGTTCATCGGACTGACCCTGATCATCGTGGTCGGGTACGCCCTGCTGGAGGCCGACGCCGCGACCCTCGGCGAGGTGTCCGCGGCCCCGCTGCTCTTCCACCGCCTCTTCACCCCGCTCGGCTCCATCATGTTCACCTTCGACGAGGCGCAGAAGTCCGGCGCGAGCCTGACCCGCCTCGTCGGAGTGCTGGAGGAGGACGCGGAGGACCGGCTGGTGGGCGCCCTGGCCGTGGCACGGGCGGCGGACCTGCCGGACCCGGTGCCCGTCACGGTGCGCGGGCTGACCTTCCGCTACCCCGACTCCGAGGAGCCGGTCGTACGGGACGTCGACCTCACGATCCCGGCCGGCGGTTCGCTCGCGCTGGTCGGGGCGACGGGCGCGGGCAAGTCGACCCTGGCGGCCCTGATCGCGGGCATCGGCACCCCGCAGTCCGGGTCGGTGCGCATAGGGTCCACCGACCTCGCCGGCCTGGACGAGGCCGGGGCGCGAGCCCTGGTGAGCATCCTGACCCAGGAGACGCACGTGTTCTCCGGCCCGCTCGCGGAAGACCTGCGGCTGGCCGCGCCCGGGGCGAGCGACGCCGAGCTGTGGGACGCCCTCCGCACCGTCGGGGCCGACGGATGGGTCGACGCACTGCCCGAGGGGCTCGGCACCCCGGTCGGCGAGGGCGGCGAACGCCTCGACGTCACCAAGGTCGCGCACGTCGCGCTGGCCCGGCTGGTGCTGGGCCGGACACCGGTCGTGGTGCTCGACGAGTCCACGGCGGAGGCGGGCAGCGAGGGCGCGGCCGAGCTGGAGCGGGCCGTCCTGGCCGCGTGCGCGGGCCGGACCACGCTGTTCGTGGCACACCGGCTGACCCAGGCGATGGCGGCGGACCGGATCGCCGTACTGGACGCGGGGCGTGTCGTGGAGCAGGGCACGCACGAGGAGCTGGTGGCCCTCGGCGGCCGCTACGCACGACTGTGGCGGGCCTGGCGGGAGGGCAGCTAG